A single window of Vigna unguiculata cultivar IT97K-499-35 chromosome 1, ASM411807v1, whole genome shotgun sequence DNA harbors:
- the LOC114175680 gene encoding probable pectate lyase 5: protein MEILIPLSFMLLFLLLVPSCICSSPLQDPELVVEDVQKSINASRRNLAFLSCGTGNPIDDCWRCDPNWEKNRKNLAECSIGFGKHAIGGRDGKIYVVTDPGDHPVNPKPGTLRYGVIQEEPLWIIFKRDMVIQLKQELMMNSFKTIDGRGASVHIAGGPCITIQYVSNIIIHGINIHDCRQGGNAYVRDSPTHYGWRTLSDGDGISIFGGSHVWVDHCSLSNCRDGLIDAIHGSTAITISNNYLTHHNKVMLLGHSDTFTRDKNMQVTIAFNHFGEGLVQRMPRCRYGYFHVVNNDYTQWEMYAIGGSAAPTINSQGNRFFAPNDHTFKEVTKRENAAQSKWKNWNWRSTGDLMLNGAFFTASGAGSSSSYARASSLAAKPSSVVSSLTASAGSLRCRKGSRC, encoded by the exons ATGGAAATTCTAATTCCACTGTCATTTATGTTGCTCTTTCTGCTGCTTGTACCTTCCTGCATTTGTTCTTCCCCACTTCAAGATCCTGAACTAGTGGTGGAAGATGTACAAAA GAGCATTAATGCCTCAAGGAGGAACTTGGCATTTCTCTCTTGTGGGACGGGGAACCCCATTGATGATTGTTGGAGGTGTGATCCGAATTGGGAAAAGAATCGGAAGAATTTAGCAGAGTGTTCCATTGGGTTTGGAAAGCATGCAATTGGAGGAAGGGATGGTAAGATATATGTGGTGACTGACCCTGGTGATCACCCTGTGAATCCAAAGCCAGGAACACTGAGATATGGTGTGATCCAAGAGGAGCCACTGTGGATCATTTTCAAGCGTGACATGGTGATTCAGCTGAAGCAAGAGCTTATGATGAACTCTTTCAAGACCATTGATGGTAGAGGGGCAAGTGTGCACATTGCTGGTGGCCCTTGCATTACTATACAGTATGTGAGCAACATTATCATTCATGGGATTAACATCCATGACTGCAGACAAGGTGGGAATGCCTATGTGAGAGATTCCCCCACCCATTATGGGTGGAGGACTCTCTCAGATGGTGATGGCATTTCCATCTTTGGTGGCAGCCATGTTTGGGTGGATCACTGTTCTCTCTCCAATTGCCGTGATGGGTTGATTGATGCCATCCATGGATCCACTGCCATTACCATCTCCAACAATTACCTGACCCACCACAACAAGGTCATGCTTTTGGGCCACAGTGATACTTTCACTAGGGACAAGAACATGCAAGTCACCATTGCCTTTAACCATTTTGGAGAAGGGCTGGTACAGAGAATGCCAAG ATGTAGGTATGGATACTTCCATGTGGTGAACAATGATTACACACAATGGGAAATGTATGCCATAGGAGGGAGTGCTGCTCCAACAATCAATAGCCAAGGGAATAGATTTTTTGCTCCTAATGATCATACCTTCAAAGAG GTGACAAAGAGGGAGAATGCAGCACAGAGCAAGTGGAAGAATTGGAACTGGAGGTCAACGGGAGATTTGATGCTAAACGGTGCGTTTTTCACAGCATCAGGAGCAGGTTCATCTTCAAGCTATGCAAGAGCATCAAGTTTAGCAGCAAAACCATCTTCAGTTGTGAGTTCTTTAACAGCATCAGCAGGATCACTTAGATGTAGAAAGGGTTCACGTTGCTGA
- the LOC114178815 gene encoding photosystem II core complex proteins psbY, chloroplastic-like has translation MAATIAATMAIVNTKSLNVQLPPSKPTLSLFSHLNLPKGLTSTVNATVSATTSSIAGTAIAGAVFSTLGCCDAAFAASQIAQIAEGDNRGLALLLPVVPALAWVLFNILQPALNQVNRMRSSRGVMVGLGLGLGASGLVWGPEASASEMGLIADAADAADAAAGSDNRGQLLLFVVAPAIVWVLYNILQPALNQINRMRSK, from the coding sequence ATGGCAGCAACCATAGCAGCAACCATGGCCATAGTAAACACCAAGAGCCTAAACGTTCAACTCCCACCTTCAAAACCCaccctttctctcttttcccATCTCAACCTTCCAAAGGGTCTAACCTCCACCGTTAACGCCACCGTGTCAGCGACAACATCATCCATAGCGGGCACTGCAATCGCGGGGGCAGTTTTTTCCACCCTCGGATGCTGTGACGCGGCTTTTGCGGCGTCGCAAATAGCCCAGATAGCGGAGGGCGACAACCGTGGGCTTGCGCTGTTGCTGCCGGTGGTTCCCGCCTTGGCGTGGGTGCTGTTTAACATTCTGCAGCCGGCGCTGAACCAGGTGAACCGCATGCGGAGCAGCAGAGGGGTCATggttgggcttgggcttgggctcGGCGCCTCGGGCTTGGTGTGGGGCCCGGAAGCGTCAGCGAGTGAGATGGGTCTGATTGCGGATGCTGCGGATGCTGCGGATGCTGCGGCGGGCAGTGACAACAGGGGTCAGCTTCTGCTGTTTGTGGTTGCACCGGCGATTGTGTGGGTTCTGTACAACATTCTGCAACCTGCACTTAATCAGATTAACAGAATGAGATCAAAATAA
- the LOC114178810 gene encoding ankyrin repeat domain-containing protein 11-like, producing MATHNTNVVYIDTNLDTRFALLVAYDDTVADLKRSILLEHPSCFPQIGQIQINGIKVEREGHFYHLVDSMPVRSAFTGTLKSWLVSVDATVVRECSRNYQVATLGIVSNALTGRGDNGICSPSKGVSTFGNFNLQQLEKKPVENAEVPVRSPCVSQHSGKGAAEKLDTGVKSSVENNDLPGSAMEYEVDGTNKSIEGVCVVRKERNSKSVSDLSRKRKGKRKKEDAFRDDTLNVGDASVVGLGDCAIQQDIEVVAKTLENANKEVIMEIDVLKEHMHTDCNNSNTKNDINTAVSLQEASEPELSADKKHKKRKRSLSDDSKEIFKEETAAQKDEAHKSDEAHEERKELKDQFELKNENYRYGVEYKDDKVTGDILDAETPTKKKRKSSKEKSRDKSLPRAKLINDFNVDISSHHDLEDLQKIKNSNDDQSSAEKFSDNDTLRTILGRRRKGKKNSSNPHETPLITSSRNVEEEDHSSIQRGDQEEISLSKDMTMGKTTIDNMETGTDACKEDIQTTEKTTGNYNNHSDIEIIEHPANVVDHMELTEDNDKNEAGQIKGAEEGRELSPQNNPKLMVLDKSTPSNQDNSDAKVGELNVTSKVVDVNGTTESRKSKKEKKKKKKDKNSGGDSPFKEGIQHVDASESKTVIMKSLGATNCDPKSGNTETEENPLNQIGGKIQQEEMHGTSDKEIDFNIESAEHTGKRQRKKSNDKQSSISKSMSNMLLKDQGDSKNSPSSSDRETQAKSSVAVTKKLNSASTKSSKKSCKTNTEPEKDSVQLEPSDAVQLSTQSTGEKDDDNLEAPSKTLKVNADEQFLSRKQPGEANLSDVMLVDKLNETEMKAIETMTRNKIHQIESTNGQTHAKDLSSSLKLSSKEELDVRIHPGEKVPNAHRSGQDSKVSGNRTVIEENKKTRVKASEKKMDLEKQRKHVPVSNSKLEGSTKRIQSKAGKASGNNVRGVVGKTPQKKSLLSGAIFKDDSSSSSSSDNEVGNSGASTRTPSDNPLLSDGDSSSGSYGGQSPENGGRSSSKASLTETKGMSIDDVLRSSSWFKKAKIIASESQSQEFVPDSLAD from the exons ATGGCCACTCACAACACCAACGTCGTTTACATAGACACAAACCTCGATACCCGCTTCGCGCTCCTCGTTGCCTACGACGACACTGTCGCTGACCTCAAAA GGAGTATTCTGTTGGAACACCCCTCATGCTTTCCCCAAATAGGGCAAATTCAGATTAATGGGATAAAG GTTGAGCGCGAGGGGCACTTTTATCACCTTGTAGATTCAATGCCTGTGAGAAGTGCCTTTACTGGTACCCTCAAGAGTTGGTTGGTCAGTGTGGATGCTACTGTGGTGAGGGAGTGTTCTCGGAATTACCAGGTGGCCACTCTCGGCATTGTAAGTAATGCTTTGACTGGTCGTGGTGATAATGGTATCTGTTCTCCGTCCAAGGGGGTGTCCACCTTTGGCAATTTCAACTTGCAGCAGTTGGAGAAGAAACCAGTTGAGAATGCAGAAGTTCCTGTTCGTAGTCCTTGTGTTTCACAACATAGTGGCAAAGGAGCTGCTGAAAAGTTGGATACAGGTGTTAAATCATCTGTCGAAAATAATGATCTTCCAGGTTCAGCTATGGAATATGAGGTTGATGGAACCAATAAAAGCATTGAGGGTGTTTGTGTTGTACGCAAGGAGAGAAATAGTAAATCTGTATCAGATTTGAGTAGAAAACGTAAaggtaaaaggaaaaaagaagacGCATTTCGAGATGACACTTTAAATGTAGGTGATGCTTCTGTTGTTGGGCTCGGTGATTGTGCAATTCAGCAGGATATTGAGGTTGTAGCTAAAACTTTGGAGAATGCAAATAAGGAAGTAATTATGGAAATTGATGTTTTGAAGGAGCATATGCATACTGATTGCAACAATAGTAACACTAAGAATGACATTAACACTGCTGTGTCATTGCAAGAAGCTTCAGAACCTGAACTTAGTGCAGATAAGAAGCATAAGAAAAGGAAGAGGTCTTTGTCCGATGATTCTAAAGAAATCTTCAAGGAGGAGACGGCTGCTCAGAAGGATGAAGCGCATAAGTCTGATGAAGCACATGAGGAAAGGAAAGAATTGAAGGATCAGTTTGAACTTAAGAATGAAAACTATAGGTATGGTGTTGAATACAAGGATGATAAGGTAACTGGAGACATTTTAGATGCAGAAACTCCTacaaagaaaaagaggaagagTAGCAAAGAGAAAAGTAGAGACAAAAGTTTGCCCAGGGCCAAGTTGATTAATGATTTTAATGTAGACATTTCTTCTCATCATGATTTGGAGGACCTACAGAAGATTAAAAACAGTAATGATGACCAATCATCAGCTGAAAAATTTAGTGACAATGATACACTCAGAACTATATTGGGTCGGAGGAGGAAAGGGAAGAAAAATTCATCAAATCCTCATGAAACTCCTTTAATTACTTCTTCCAGGAACGTTGAAGAAGAAGATCATTCCAGCATTCAAAGGGGTGATCAGGAGGAAATTTCTCTCTCTAAAG ATATGACTATGGGCAAAACTACTATTGACAACATGGAGACTGGAACCGATGCATGCAAAGAAGACATTCAAACTACAGAAAAAACAACAGGAAACTATAACAACCATTCTGATATTGAAATAATAGAACACCCTGCTAATGTTGTCGATCATATGGAGCTGACTGAggataatgataaaaatgaagCTGGTCAGATTAAAGGAGCTGAGGAAGGAAGAGAGTTATCACCACAAAATAATCCTAAGCTAATGGTGTTAGATAAGTCCACACCATCCAACCAGGACAACTCAGATGCAAAAGTTGGAGAATTAAATGTGACTTCAAAAGTTGTGGATGTTAATGGAACAACTGAATCTAGGAAATcgaagaaggaaaagaagaagaagaaaaaagataagAATTCAGGTGGAGATTCCCCGTTTAAAGAAGGTATTCAGCATGTGGATGCTTCTGAGAGTAAAACTGTTATTATGAAGTCCCTTGGTGCAACAAATTGTGATCCTAAATCAGGAAATACAGAGACGGAGGAGAACCCTTTAAATCAAATAGGTGGAAAAATACAGCAGGAGGAGATGCATGGGACTTCTGATAAGGAAATTGACTTTAACATTGAGAGTGCTGAACACACGGGCAAGAGACAGAGAAAGAAGTCAAATGACAAACAGAGTTCTATCTCAAAGAGTATGTCAAATATGCTTTTGAAAGATCAAGGTGATAGTAAGAATTCACCATCATCTTCTGACCGTGAAACACAAGCCAAATCTTCAGTTGCAGTGACAAAGAAACTTAACTCTGCAAGCACAAAGTCCTCTAAGAAATCATGCAAAACAAATACGGAACCGGAGAAAGACTCCGTTCAACTTGAACCTTCTGATGCAGTGCAGCTTTCAACACAGTCTACCGGAGAGAAAGATGATGATAATTTGGAAGCACCTTCTAAAACTTTAAAGGTTAATGCTGACGAGCAATTTTTATCCCGGAAACAGCCAGGTGAAGCTAATTTGTCAGATGTCATGCTTGTTGACAAGTTGAATGAAACAGAGATGAAAGCTATTGAGACCATGACCAGAAATAAAATTCACCAAATTGAATCAACAAATGGACAAACTCATGCTAAGGATTTAAGCTCCTCACTGAAATTATCATCAAAGGAAGAGCTTGATGTAAGGATTCACCCTGGGGAGAAGGTACCAAATGCACACAGGAGTGGACAAGATTCAAAAGTGTCTGGTAACAGGACTGtgattgaagaaaacaaaaagactCGTGTCAAAGCTTCTgagaaaaaaatggatttggagaaacaaagaaaacatgTTCCTGTATCAAATTCAAAGCTGGAAGGTTCCACAAAAAGGATTCAAAGTAAAGCAGGAAAAGCTTCCGGGAATAATGTTCGTGGAGTTGTGGgtaaaacaccacaaaagaagAGCTTGTTATCAGGAGCAATTTTCAAGGATGATAgtagcagcagcagcagctcTGACAATGAAGTTGGTAATTCTGGTGCCAGCACCAGAACTCCATCAGATAATCCACTATTGTCTGATGGAGATAGCAGTTCAG gTTCATATGGAGGGCAAAGTCCGGAAAATGGTGGAAGAAGTTCCTCAAAAGCAAG TTTGACAGAAACAAAAGGAATGTCAATCGATGACGTTCTCAGAAGCTCAAGCTGGTTTAAGAAGGCTAAAATAATAGCCTCTGAAAGCCAGTCCCAGGAATTTGTCCCAGACAGCCTGGCTGATTAA
- the LOC114193625 gene encoding ALBINO3-like protein 1, chloroplastic: MAAALLPCAPNIVSAPFRNRSTSRLPNRPQSHAFSGSTRHFLRGSLSVARFGFKPEFLPEPEDAEGLLRELFGRAEGLFYTIADAAVSSSDTVAASATAKQSNDWLSGITNYMETVLKVLKDGLSALHVPYAYGFAIILLTVLVKAATFPLTKKQVESALAMRTLQPQIKAIQERYAGDQERLQLETARLYKLANINPLAGCLPTLATIPVWIGLYRALSNVADEGLLTEGFFWIPSLAGPTTIAARQNGSGISWLFPFVDGAPPLGWSDTLAYLVLPVLLVVSQYISVQIMQSSQPTDPNMKSSQVLTKFLPLMIGYFALSVPSGLSLYWLTNNILSTGQQVWLQKLGGAKNPVRQVPDDIIKNDRSQVQKSISKLNSTIAEEASQSAKTSEGPQPGDRFKQLKEQEARRRQQREEEEKRKAMETAARETKVDDSHVTLEKTGDDLTVEKSLLVGSDTDPSISGVVNGNLLSTDFEGNQNFTSTSQTENNEGSAHFNNDEISEENSDKEPREVLTSTTTANRQPPAEDADHMTKD, from the exons ATGGCAGCTGCTCTGTTACCTTGCGCACCCAACATAGTCTCTGCTCCGTTCAGGAACCGGAGCACGAGCCGCCTCCCCAACCGTCCTCAATCCCATGCTTTCTCCGGTTCGACCAGACACTTTCTTCGCGGTTCCCTCTCCGTCGCCCGGTTCGGATTCAAACCCGAATTCTTGCCCGAGCCGGAGGACGCTGAAGGCTTGCTCAGAGAACTGTTTGGTCGAGCGGAGGGACTTTTTTATACGATTGCAGACGCCGCCGTTTCTTCTTCTGACACGGTTGCTGCTTCCGCCACCGCCAAACAGAGCAACGATTGGCTTTCCGGAATCACTAATTACATGGAGACGGTTCTCAAG GTACTCAAGGATGGGCTTTCTGCTTTGCATGTCCCATATGCTTATGGTTTTGCAATTATACTGCTCACAGTTCTTGTAAAAGCTGCCACTTTTCCTCTAACCAAAAAGCAG GTAGAATCTGCCTTAGCTATGCGAACTTTGCAACCTCAAATAAAGGCTATCCAGGAGCGGTATGCTGGTGATCAG GAGAGACTTCAACTTGAAACTGCTAGATTGTATAAACTAGCCAACATTAATCCTTTAGCAG GATGCCTGCCCACACTCGCAACCATACCAGTGTGGATTGGGCTATATCGAGCCCTCTCAAATGTGGCAGACGAG GGACTCCTTACTGAAGGCTTCTTTTGGATACCTTCTCTTGCTGGTCCAACTACAATCGCAGCTCGTCAAAATGGCAGTGGTATCTCTTGGCTTTTTCCTTTTGTG GATGGTGCCCCTCCCCTTGGATGGTCTGATACATTGGCTTATCTGGTCTTGCCAGTATTGCTGGTCGTCTCTCAGTACATATCTGTCCAAATAATGCAGTCATCACAG CCTACTGATCCCAACATGAAAAGTTCTCAAGTCTTGACCAAGTTCCTTCCATTAATGATTGGTTACTTTGCTCTCTCAGTTCCTTCTGGTCTTAGCCTTTACTG GTTAACAAATAACATATTGAGCACTGGACAACAAGTATGGCTTCAAAAGTTAGGAGGTGCCAAAAATCCTGTGAGGCAAGTCCCAGATGATATCATAAAAAATGACCGGAGCCAGGTTCAGAAGTCAATATCTAAGCTAAATTCCACAATAGCGGAAGAAGCCAGCCAAAGTGCGAAAACATCAGAGGGGCCACAACCTGGTGATAG ATTTAAGCAATTAAAGGAGCAAGAGGCAAGGAGAAGACaacaaagagaagaagaagaaaaaaggaaagCCATGGAAACAGCAGCCAGAGAGACTAAAGTAGATGATAGTCACGTGACACTTGAGAAAACTGGAGATGATTTAACTGTTGAAAAATCTCTGTTGGTGGGTTCAGATACTGATCCCTCCATATCTGGAGTGGTAAATGGTAACTTATTAAGTACAGACTTCGAGGGAAATCAGAATTTTACATCCACATCTCAGACAGAAAATAATGAAGGCTCTGCTCATTTCAACAATGATGAGATAAGCGAGGAAAATTCAGACAAG GAACCAAGAGAAGTATTAACATCTACAACCACTGCAAACAGACAACCTCCTGCAGAAGATGCAGATCACATGACAAAGGATTGA